A window of Mangifera indica cultivar Alphonso chromosome 11, CATAS_Mindica_2.1, whole genome shotgun sequence contains these coding sequences:
- the LOC123229654 gene encoding MDIS1-interacting receptor like kinase 2-like gives MWIWDSQEHWFSAEMELEKQSTDHVVMLNKSGNLESLDLSSNKLSEAIPKDLGNLVKLHYLNLSNNKLSKEIPIQFEKLFHLSQLDLSHNSLGGEIPSQMSHLESLEQLNLSHNSLTGSIPKSFEEMRGLLYVDVSYNQLKGCSIPIVHRDISSNNILLDEEYVAHASDFGTAKLLKRDSSNWTELAGTYGYIAPELAYTMKVTEKCDVYSFGVLAVEVIKGKHLGDIIASLLSHLTSESMLVKDILDQRLPLPPPEVEQQVMTIVKLATACLHVNPRSRPSMHMISQSLDQF, from the exons ATGTGGATATGGGACTCACAAGAGCATTGGTTCTCCGCGGAGATGGAATTGGAGAAACAGAGCACCGACCATGTGGTGATGTTGAACAAGAGTG GTAATCTTGAGTCTTTGGACCTGTCCTCAAACAAATTAAGCGAGGCAATACCGAAAGATCTAGGAAACTTGGTTAAGTTGCACTACCTGAATTTGAGCAACAACAAATTGAGCAAAGAAATTCCAATTCAGTTTGAGAAGTTATTTCACTTGTCTCAGTTagatttgagtcataattctCTTGGAGGAGAGATACCATCACAAATGAGCCATTTGGAGAGCCTAGAGCAGCTAAATCTCTCCCACAATTCTCTTACTGGTTCCATTCCGAAAAGTTTTGAGGAAATGAGGGGTCTATTGTATGTTGACGTATCCTACAATCAGTTGAAGGG TTGCTCTATTCCCATTGTTCATCGAGACATATCAAGCAACAACATTTTGCTTGACGAGGAATATGTGGCTCATGCTTCAGATTTTGGCACTGCTAAGCTGTTGAAGAGAGACTCATCCAATTGGACCGAACTTGCTGGCACATATGGATACATTGCACCAG AGCTCGCTTATACAATGAAAGTTACAGAAAAATGTGATGTGTATAGTTTTGGAGTGTTAGCAGTGGAAGTGATTAAAGGAAAGCATCTGGGTGATATAATCGCCTCTCTATTGTCTCATTTAACAAGTGAGAGCATGCTGGTGAAAGATATTCTGGACCAACGACTTCCACTTCCTCCTCCTGAAGTTGAGCAACAAGTGATGACCATTGTAAAGCTAGCAACTGCTTGCTTACATGTCAATCCACGATCTAGGCCATCCATGCACATGATTTCCCAGTCGTTAGATCAGTTCTAG